The genomic window CACCTGGGACGGAGCGATGCCTCGCACCGCCAGCGGCAAGCTTGATCGTCCCGCCATCATCTCGACCGCCAAGGCGGCCACCCCGCAGATTGCATGAAAGGCACAAGCCGATGAGCCTGAACCCGGAAAACCTGATCGCCTACATCCGGCGCGAACTGAACATAGACATGCCGATCGATGGGGACAGTGAACTGTTTTCCAGCGGCATGCTGGATTCGGTCGCGATGGTCGGGCTGATTTCCTTTGTCGAAGAACATGCGGGCATCCGGGTCCAGCCTGGAGACGTGACCCTGGACAATTTCGATACCGTGAACGCCATTCTGGCCTATGTTGACTCCCTTGGCTGAGCCCTCTCTGGATCGGGTTCTGACCCAAGCGGCCACGCAGTTCGGCACACCCGCATATGTCTATTGCGCCGACACGATGGCGCAACGGCTGGCCGATCTGCGTGCGCATTTCAGCCGTTGGTTCAAGATAAGCTTTGCGGTGAAAAGCAACCCGAACCCCGGCGTTCTGGGGTGGATGCTCGGCCGTGTCGATAGCCTTGACATTTCCTCGGGTGGTGAGTTCGCTCTTGCACGGCAGGCGGGCTGGCCGGCCGACCGCATCAGCTTTACCGGACCGGCCAAGCGCGAGGCAGAGTTGCGCGCCGTCATTCAGGGCGGGATAGGCGAGCTGGTCGTGGAAAGCCTGCGCGAGGCGCGACTGGCCGATCAGATCGCTGCCGAATGCAACCGAGTCCAGGAAATCATGGTGCGCCTGGCCCCGGATCGGGTGCCGCGGGGGTTTGGCGACCAGATGGCCGGCCGGCCCAGCGCCTTCGGCATCGACATCGAGGATGCGGCCGAGGTTCTGCCCCAGATAGCCGCATTGCCGCATCTGCGCATCATCGGCCTGCACATCTATTCGGGCACGCAATGTCTGAAGCCCGAAGCCATCTGCGAGAACTGGCGGATCTTCATGCGGGTGTTCCGCGATACCTGCGCGACAATGGGGCTGAAGCCGCGCAGGCTGATTTTCGGTGCCGGACTGGGCATCCCCTATCATCCCGGCGACACTGCGCTGGATCTGGCGGCAATCGCCGCCGATATCGGCCCGGATCTTGATGCGTTTTGCGCCGATGCTGGCTTTGCCGACTGTCAGTTGGTGCTGGAACTGGGCCGCTATCTGGTCGGCCCGGCGGGCTGGTTCCTGACGCGGGTTCTGTCGGTCAAGCAATCGCGCGGCACCCGAATGGCCATTTGCGACGGGGGCCTCAACGCCAATCTGGCCGCCTCGGGGAATTTCGGTATGGTTCTGCGGCGCAACTATGTCATGCATCGCATCGACCAAGGCGACAACGCGGCGCGCGCCGAGGAAAAGACCGACATCTGCGGCCCGCTCTGCACCTCTATCGACAAGCTGGGCAGTGGCGTGTTGCTGCCGCGTCTGGACGAAGGCGACCTTCTGGCGATCCACGCTTGTGGGGCTTATGGACCGACAGCCAGCCCGGTCCACTTCATCAGCCATCCCATGCCGCGCGAAATTCTGGTCGAGAACGGCGAACTGCGGGAGATCACGCGCCTGTAGCCCCGAACAGGGGACACGCTCGCAGCAGATAAAATCTTCATGAGCGGACAGAAAATCGTGGTTTTTCCCTCAGGAACGATTGTGATTGGCGCGACCACCCGTCTATGATCGAGCACATTCCAATCGAAAAGGGTGCCGATGGTCGAACAGAACCTGTTGCTGTTACTTGTTCTGGCACCATTCGGCGCAGCCGCGCTGGCCGCCACACTTTCGATCCGCGCCCGCAATGCCGAAGCGATCCTTTCCGGCGTCACCATGCTGGTGATGCTGGCGATCCTCGGTTGGCTTTACCCGGCGGTCGCTGATTCGGGCCGTATTCACGCCCGGATGAACTGGGTCCCCTCTCTGGGGCTTGATCTGAACTTTCGCATGGACGGCTTTGCCTGGTTGTTCATGGTGCTGGTCGCCGGCATCGGGCTGCTGGTGACGATCTATGCCCGCTACTACATGTCGCCCGAGGATTCCGCGCCCCGGCTGTATTCATGCCTGCTGGCTTTCGCGGGGGCGATGGCAGGGGTGATCCTGTCAGGCAATATCCTGATGATGGTGATCTTCTGGGAGATTACCAGCCTCGCCTCATTTCTGCTGATCGGTTACTGGTATCATCGTCAGGATGCGCGTGACGGCGCAAGGATGGCGCTGATCGTGACCGCCGGCGGGGGGCTGTGCCTGCTGCTGGCCATGGTGCTGCTGGGACAGGTGGCGGGCAGTTACGACCTGGACAAGGTGCTGCAGGCCGGGCCACAGGTTCGCGCACATCCGCTGTATGCAATCATCCTGGGCTTGTTCCTGCTGGGGGCATTCACCAAATCGGCGCAGGTTCCGTTTCATTTCTGGCTACCCAATGCCATGGCCGCCCCGACCCCGGTTTCGGCCTATCTGCATTCGGCCACAATGGTGAAGGCCGGGGTATTCCTGTTGCTGCGCTTTCACCCGGTGCTGGGCGAAACCGACCTGTGGTTCCAGATCGTCACCGGATTCGGCCTGGCCACGCTGGTCATTGGTGCCTTTGTCGCCATATTCTGCCACGATCTCAAAAGCCTTCTGGCCTATTCGACCATCAGCCACCTGGGTCTGATCACGGCACTGATCGGCATCGGCAGCCCGCTTGCGCTGGTTGCGGCGATATTTCACATCGTCAACCATGCCGTGTTCAAGGCATCGCTGTTCATGGCCGCCGGCA from Paracoccus sp. SMMA_5_TC includes these protein-coding regions:
- a CDS encoding acyl carrier protein; translation: MSLNPENLIAYIRRELNIDMPIDGDSELFSSGMLDSVAMVGLISFVEEHAGIRVQPGDVTLDNFDTVNAILAYVDSLG
- a CDS encoding type III PLP-dependent enzyme, with the protein product MAEPSLDRVLTQAATQFGTPAYVYCADTMAQRLADLRAHFSRWFKISFAVKSNPNPGVLGWMLGRVDSLDISSGGEFALARQAGWPADRISFTGPAKREAELRAVIQGGIGELVVESLREARLADQIAAECNRVQEIMVRLAPDRVPRGFGDQMAGRPSAFGIDIEDAAEVLPQIAALPHLRIIGLHIYSGTQCLKPEAICENWRIFMRVFRDTCATMGLKPRRLIFGAGLGIPYHPGDTALDLAAIAADIGPDLDAFCADAGFADCQLVLELGRYLVGPAGWFLTRVLSVKQSRGTRMAICDGGLNANLAASGNFGMVLRRNYVMHRIDQGDNAARAEEKTDICGPLCTSIDKLGSGVLLPRLDEGDLLAIHACGAYGPTASPVHFISHPMPREILVENGELREITRL